CCTTTAATCATTACTCCCCTCATTGCATCGTTAAGATAAGTTAATGGGAATATATAAGCTATTTTTTGTAAAATCCAAGGCATAGTTTCAATAGGATAGAATACACCAGAAACAAACATCATAGGCATTGAAAATGGCATGACTATTTGAGTATAATCTTCCTGAGTGTTGGTTCTTGCAGACAACATGATACCAAAACCAACAAAACATAGTGCTCCAAAGAAAAGAACAATGAATGTTTGTAAGATTCCTCCTTTAATACTTACATTAAACAATACAATAGCCATGAATATTAATATAAGAGCCCTAACTAACTCAACAATAAGTTTAGATGCAATTTTACCTCCAACTACAGTTGAAATTGATGTCGGAGTCATAAATAATCTAGCTAATTCACCAGTTTCACGTTCTCCAGCTATTGATGCACCCATACCCATCATACAGGACATCATTACAGTCATTCCTAAAACTGCAGGAACTAAAAAGTCAATATACTTAATATTTCCATATATTTTGTTAATATGGAGTGCAATATCATCCTTAAAATTATCAAATGTATGTCCAATTGAATTTGTAACATTTGCACTTTGAGTATTAGTAGCTAATTCAGATTGATTTAGAGGACTGGTACTATTTTCTAATTCCTGTGATGAAGGATTAGAAACTATGGCATTAGATGCTTCCATATTTGATAATTTAGCAAATATTCCCTGAGTTACACTTTCCAATGTTGAAGAAGCCATTTGATCAGATGAATCCAAATACAGTGTAACCGCCTTTTGAGACACATTACTGTCATAATTTTCCGGCAGTATAATTGCAGCTTTTACTTCTCCACTATCAACTCTCTCTTTTGCATCATCAACATCATCCATAACCTCTACTACATTATACTGATCCGTTGTTTTAATAGTATCCAATGTTACATCAGTTAAGTCACCGTGGCTTTGAGAAACAACAACTACAGGCAAATCAGTCATGTCTCCACCCATACCATAACCAAATAACAAAATCATGATAATAGGAAAAATTAAAATTGAAATTAACCTTGGAGGATGTCTTTTTAAACTTAAAAGTTCTTTCTTAATCATCCAGCTAAATTTTCTAAGCTCTATCATCTTCATTCACCTCAGCTGTTGCTTTAATAAATACATCTTCCAGAGATGGTTCCTGTGTAAATATTGATTTGACAACTCCGCCTGCTTCAATAATGTCTTTTAAAACATCATTAACAGCATCATCATCAAAATTATCAATTCTCAAGTTAAAACGTCCGTTTTTAGCCATCTCAACACCATGTACTTTCGGATTAGATTGAATAGCTGAAATAATAGAATCATTATTTTCTTTAAGTAAAAAGGACATTTTCTTTAAGTTTAATGTTTCAATATCTTCTTTAGTAGATTTATTTACTTCATTTTCATTTGAAATATCTCTTAAAGTATTTTTCATTTTAATTTCATGCTCTTCTTTTTCTTCTTTTAAAAGAGAATCCTTAAGACCTTGTGGAGTATCATAAGCTACCAAATTACCAGTATTTATAATTCCCACATTATCACAAAGCATATCTACTTCATGCATATCATGAGAACATAAAATAATTGTATTTCCCTCGTCATTTAACTCACGAATTAAATCCCATAATGTTCTTTTAGTAGTTGGATCAAGCCCGATTGTTGGTTCATCTAAAAATAATATCTCCGGCCTATGTACTAAACTAGCTACAAGAGATGCCTTTTGTTTTTGTCCACCGGACAACTGTCCAACTCTTTTATTTCTAGCATATTTAATGTCTACTAATTCCATTAAATCTTCAATACGGTCATGTTTTTCATCAACAGGAACACCGTAGTAATCAGCACACAATTCTGAATTTTCCTGAACTGTTAAATCTTTATATAAACTAACTTGCTGAGGAACCATTCCTAACAAATTTCTTACTTCATTCGGATTTTCCTGAACATCATACCCTCCAACACTAGCATGACCTGAAGTAGGTTGAATTAAACAGGTAAGCATTTTAATTGTTGTGGTTTTTCCTGCCCCATTTGGACCAAGTAATCCAAAAATACTTTTTTCAGGAACTTTTAAATTTAAAGAATTAACAGCAGTGAAATTTTTATAAACCTTTGTAAGATTCTTAGTTTCAATTGCATTTCTCATCGTTTTCCACCTTATGCATTTCATTATCTGACATATCTTCAATAAAACTTAACCAAAGAGGGCTATTAATCAGGTGCGCAAACTCACTTTTAAAACTTTTAAGTAAGATTTCACCTTCCTCTGTAAGAGAGTAATACTTAACACTTTTATTATTGCTAACTCCCCATTCTCCTTTTATAATCCCAGTTTTTTCTAATTTCCTTAGAATCGGATAAATTTTACTTGAATTTGTTTTATTATACTCAGTAGGATTACACGAACTAAAAAATTCATCTAACTTTTTCATAATCCCATAACCATGGATTTTTTCTTTACTAATAATCCATAATATAATAATATGAGTTAAACCATTAGAACAATGCCTCATAATTTTTTTTGAAAGTTGATCAACATTTTTTTTACGTCTGAACATGGCCAACTCAAACCTCCTAATTGTTATTTAAAAAAATTATATATGTTAAATTTTGATATATAACAAAATAACATATATATAATTATAATATATAAAGTTAATCTTAAATCATGAAATTAGGTTTTACAACATTAGCAATGTTTACCAGACCAAATAATGACATAATAGAAACTGCTAAAAAATATGAATTTGAAATGATAGAAATACTTGGAGAAGGCCCTTTTTTTAAAAATGACAATCTCGAATTTGCAAATACTGACTTGGAAATTTACATGCATGCTCCAACAGTTGATTTGAATATATCTAGTTTAAACACCGGAATCAGAAAAGAAAGTGTTAAACAGATGAAAGATGCTCTGGATTATGGAAAAAAAATAAATGCAACTGCTTTAACCATCCATCCTGGGCAAATCGGAAGAAATGAAGACAGAATAAGGAAATATGCACTGGAACTGGCTATTGAAAGTATTGGAGAACTTGTTGACTATTCAGACATTGTTGTTTCAGTTGAAAATATGCCTGAACGCTTCTCATTTTTAGGAAATAAAGTTGAAGAGCTTGAAAGAATACAAAATGAAACTGGCTGTGGCTTAACAATTGATGTAGGTCATGGAAACACTTGCGGAAATTGTGAAGAATTTCTGGATTTAAAAAACATTAGCTACTGTCACTTAAATGACAATAATGGTGTTAAAGATCAGCATATTACATTAGGTGAAGGAACTCTTGATTTGAATCTTCTTAAAAAAGTAGATAAAGGAATTATTGAGTTAAATAACTTTGATAATGTTTTAAAAAGTAAAGAAGTTATTAAAAATCTATTGAAATAACTTCTGAAATTTTTTGAATAACATAATCTGTTTTATTAATCAGTTTTGGAGAAACTTCTTCTTCCTGTTCAACAGTTAGAACAGATACATCAGCATTATTAAAAGCTAAAACATCATTGAGACCATCTCCAACCATCATTACTTTATATCCTCTGTCTTTTAAACATCTTACAACCTTACATTTGCCTTTTGGAGAAACTGTTCCAAAGGCATGTTTTTTATTGACATTTAAAATTTCAGCTAATTTGTTAATGGCTCCCTTTCTGTCTCCAGATGCAATATAAATTTCAATGCCTCTGGATTGTAAAATCTTAATTGTGTCTATGACTTCAGAAAAGAGTTTGCCTGCAGAAGTAATAGTATAAACTATTTTATTTTTATTAATATCGATAATTACTGCAGGTCCGTTACAAAGTTCCATTTTAGGGATTTTTTCTTTTAAAATAGTAAACCCATCAGTAATATCACTAATAGTTGCCTGATTTTCATTTTCTAAAATATCAGTAACTTCTTCTTTAGTAGTTTCACAGCTTGTAAAGCTAACATCAAAGTCAATATTATGCTGTTTAATCACATCTGAAATTAAAGTGTTACTATCCAAATTCAAAAGACAATTTGTATTGAACTGAAGAACTACAAGTGCTAAGGAATCCATAGAATCAATTAAGTGCAATGAATTAACATCAGTGAATAATTCTCCAGTTGAAACATCTTTAATAACCCTGTAGCGTTCAAGTAAAGTTCCAGAATTATCAAACACAATAGCTTTTTTCATTTTGACCCCTCTTTAATTTTATTTAATTACTTGTACACTATTTATAATTTTGTAAAAAAATATTCATTTAGGCAAATATTATTTTAATTTCTATGGTATGTTTAGGTATTATGAGAATTTCATAAACTGAAAA
This genomic stretch from Methanobrevibacter smithii ATCC 35061 harbors:
- a CDS encoding ATP-binding cassette domain-containing protein, producing the protein MRNAIETKNLTKVYKNFTAVNSLNLKVPEKSIFGLLGPNGAGKTTTIKMLTCLIQPTSGHASVGGYDVQENPNEVRNLLGMVPQQVSLYKDLTVQENSELCADYYGVPVDEKHDRIEDLMELVDIKYARNKRVGQLSGGQKQKASLVASLVHRPEILFLDEPTIGLDPTTKRTLWDLIRELNDEGNTIILCSHDMHEVDMLCDNVGIINTGNLVAYDTPQGLKDSLLKEEKEEHEIKMKNTLRDISNENEVNKSTKEDIETLNLKKMSFLLKENNDSIISAIQSNPKVHGVEMAKNGRFNLRIDNFDDDAVNDVLKDIIEAGGVVKSIFTQEPSLEDVFIKATAEVNEDDRA
- a CDS encoding sugar phosphate isomerase/epimerase family protein — encoded protein: MKLGFTTLAMFTRPNNDIIETAKKYEFEMIEILGEGPFFKNDNLEFANTDLEIYMHAPTVDLNISSLNTGIRKESVKQMKDALDYGKKINATALTIHPGQIGRNEDRIRKYALELAIESIGELVDYSDIVVSVENMPERFSFLGNKVEELERIQNETGCGLTIDVGHGNTCGNCEEFLDLKNISYCHLNDNNGVKDQHITLGEGTLDLNLLKKVDKGIIELNNFDNVLKSKEVIKNLLK
- a CDS encoding HAD family hydrolase; amino-acid sequence: MKKAIVFDNSGTLLERYRVIKDVSTGELFTDVNSLHLIDSMDSLALVVLQFNTNCLLNLDSNTLISDVIKQHNIDFDVSFTSCETTKEEVTDILENENQATISDITDGFTILKEKIPKMELCNGPAVIIDINKNKIVYTITSAGKLFSEVIDTIKILQSRGIEIYIASGDRKGAINKLAEILNVNKKHAFGTVSPKGKCKVVRCLKDRGYKVMMVGDGLNDVLAFNNADVSVLTVEQEEEVSPKLINKTDYVIQKISEVISIDF
- a CDS encoding PadR family transcriptional regulator is translated as MAMFRRKKNVDQLSKKIMRHCSNGLTHIIILWIISKEKIHGYGIMKKLDEFFSSCNPTEYNKTNSSKIYPILRKLEKTGIIKGEWGVSNNKSVKYYSLTEEGEILLKSFKSEFAHLINSPLWLSFIEDMSDNEMHKVENDEKCN
- a CDS encoding ABC transporter permease; the encoded protein is MIELRKFSWMIKKELLSLKRHPPRLISILIFPIIMILLFGYGMGGDMTDLPVVVVSQSHGDLTDVTLDTIKTTDQYNVVEVMDDVDDAKERVDSGEVKAAIILPENYDSNVSQKAVTLYLDSSDQMASSTLESVTQGIFAKLSNMEASNAIVSNPSSQELENSTSPLNQSELATNTQSANVTNSIGHTFDNFKDDIALHINKIYGNIKYIDFLVPAVLGMTVMMSCMMGMGASIAGERETGELARLFMTPTSISTVVGGKIASKLIVELVRALILIFMAIVLFNVSIKGGILQTFIVLFFGALCFVGFGIMLSARTNTQEDYTQIVMPFSMPMMFVSGVFYPIETMPWILQKIAYIFPLTYLNDAMRGVMIKGQSLGDVWLDLAILLGFTALFFIIGVKRFNRDI